Proteins from one Paenibacillus amylolyticus genomic window:
- a CDS encoding dipeptide/oligopeptide/nickel ABC transporter ATP-binding protein yields the protein MAYERLPILELKNLCKTYELKGHRAVDALKAVHLELYPGECLGIVGESGSGKSTLARCVTHLERATSGQIHYRQQDITRLNGRALRQQRKQIQMVFQEPSAIFNPRMKVGAFIREPLINYKIMKGQQAEQEVLRLLEQVGLSAATADKYPHELSGGEQQRAVIARAIGVEPDIILFDEATSALDVSIQQQILDLLVELRKETGISSIFISHDLAVVQQVSDRIAVMYQGEVVEVVKSSQLTSSANHPYTRSLMSSVLSVREMKHKMQKQNEEQEQDEDQEQVEVLLQESLSG from the coding sequence ATGGCTTATGAGCGGTTACCGATTCTGGAACTGAAAAATCTGTGCAAAACCTATGAGTTAAAGGGACATAGGGCGGTTGATGCACTGAAAGCTGTTCATTTGGAACTGTATCCCGGGGAATGTCTGGGGATTGTCGGAGAGAGTGGTAGCGGGAAGAGCACACTGGCCAGATGTGTGACCCATCTGGAGCGAGCGACTTCAGGACAGATTCATTATCGTCAGCAGGATATTACCCGATTGAATGGGAGGGCGTTACGCCAGCAACGGAAGCAGATCCAGATGGTCTTTCAAGAGCCTTCGGCTATCTTTAATCCGCGAATGAAGGTTGGAGCATTTATTCGGGAACCACTCATCAATTATAAAATAATGAAGGGCCAACAAGCGGAGCAGGAAGTGCTCAGGCTGTTGGAACAGGTAGGATTGTCTGCCGCTACGGCGGATAAATATCCGCATGAACTGAGTGGAGGGGAGCAGCAGAGAGCAGTCATTGCCCGCGCGATTGGAGTGGAGCCGGACATCATCCTGTTCGATGAAGCTACTTCTGCTCTGGATGTTTCCATTCAACAGCAGATCCTGGATCTGTTGGTGGAGTTGAGAAAGGAAACAGGTATCTCATCTATTTTCATATCGCATGATCTTGCAGTGGTCCAGCAGGTGAGCGACCGAATTGCCGTCATGTACCAGGGTGAGGTGGTCGAAGTCGTGAAGAGTTCGCAGCTAACCAGCTCAGCGAATCATCCCTATACCCGGAGCCTGATGTCCTCCGTATTGTCTGTGAGAGAAATGAAACATAAGATGCAGAAGCAGAACGAGGAACAAGAACAAGATGAAGATCAAGAGCAGGTGGAGGTTCTTCTCCAGGAAAGTTTGTCAGGATGA
- a CDS encoding ATP-binding cassette domain-containing protein: MVFQDSGSYLNPIRSIGSQYIEAIRTYFTVSRKAAQIMALNMLSDMGLQDPERIMRSYPSQLSGGMKQRTAIAMAVTMEPELLLADEPTSSLDVTTQNEVINRLSELRALQGTGMIIVTHNIAVAAHMADRIGVMHDGALVEMGILSASYPTLGMNTLASC, translated from the coding sequence ATGGTGTTTCAGGACAGCGGTTCCTATCTTAATCCAATTCGCAGTATCGGCAGTCAGTATATTGAAGCGATTCGAACGTATTTCACCGTTTCCCGAAAAGCTGCTCAAATCATGGCCCTGAATATGCTCTCGGACATGGGATTGCAGGATCCCGAACGAATTATGCGTTCCTACCCTTCGCAGCTCAGTGGAGGCATGAAACAGCGAACTGCGATTGCCATGGCGGTTACGATGGAACCAGAGCTTCTGCTGGCGGATGAGCCGACGAGTTCGCTGGATGTGACGACGCAGAATGAAGTGATCAACCGATTAAGTGAGCTTCGTGCCCTTCAGGGGACAGGCATGATTATTGTAACGCACAATATTGCTGTTGCAGCTCATATGGCTGACCGAATTGGTGTAATGCACGATGGTGCTTTGGTCGAGATGGGGATACTCTCCGCGTCATATCCGACCCTCGGCATGAATACACTCGCAAGCTGTTGA
- a CDS encoding ATP-binding cassette domain-containing protein yields MNPLLSVHHLSVSYKGDSQGLRDVSFSMNKGEIIGIVGESGSGKSTLIRALLGLLPEGGRYVGERSFFRKKGYYVIRVWIGPACGEANCHGVSGQRFLS; encoded by the coding sequence ATGAATCCCTTGCTGAGTGTCCATCATCTGTCCGTATCTTACAAGGGAGATTCTCAGGGTCTAAGGGACGTATCCTTCTCCATGAATAAGGGTGAGATTATCGGGATTGTTGGTGAAAGTGGCAGCGGGAAATCAACCCTGATTCGGGCTTTGCTTGGCCTGCTTCCAGAAGGTGGGCGATACGTCGGGGAGAGATCCTTTTTCAGGAAAAAGGGTTATTACGTGATTCGCGTTTGGATTGGGCCGGCGTGCGGGGAAGCGAATTGCCATGGTGTTTCAGGACAGCGGTTCCTATCTTAA
- a CDS encoding ABC transporter substrate-binding protein, which produces MKSNVSKSVLLTIVSMFVVFLLAACGNANNPSTSSGATEKPASTDKDNSSAPTHLNVALFWLGSNLDPAEEWNGWTLTRAAIGETLIQFDENMKLVPKIADTWERVDDTTWHFHIREGVTFHNGNKVTADAVKKSIERSIELNERGQATVPVASMTAEGQDLTITTTEPYASLLGNIAEPLFIIVDTSADTSKFKSEPIATGPFMVTGYTPDQEIQVKKYDGYWGGAAAVDTMTLKYIKDDSTRALALQSGEIDVASNVGRSSLALFQDKSQYTIDEIPSLRTQFVWFNTTNPLLSDPEVRRAISYGIDREMYANTLVGGQAAKGPFTSALPFGYDKITGYDYEPEKAQQLLDEAGFKDTDGDGIREKDGKKLSLQLILNSAYESDSIVAAAMQSQLKEIGVQLEMTSYEDLTDHQKSGNYDLALTSINTGITGDPQYILDFYFMTGAEWNVGGYSNPKLDEVINRLHSEFDVEKRYALAAEAQQVILDDAAYMFLTYTPINIVSKSKVQGATMYPIDFYLLDRNIKVGQ; this is translated from the coding sequence ATGAAGAGCAATGTTTCAAAATCAGTCCTGCTTACCATCGTATCCATGTTCGTTGTGTTCTTGCTTGCAGCTTGTGGCAACGCCAATAATCCATCGACCTCGTCGGGTGCAACGGAGAAGCCGGCATCTACGGACAAGGATAATTCAAGTGCTCCAACACATCTGAATGTGGCCCTGTTCTGGCTTGGCAGCAACCTGGACCCGGCAGAAGAATGGAACGGCTGGACACTTACACGTGCAGCGATAGGTGAGACACTGATTCAGTTTGACGAGAATATGAAGCTGGTCCCCAAAATTGCAGATACTTGGGAACGTGTTGATGACACGACTTGGCATTTTCATATTCGGGAGGGTGTAACCTTCCATAACGGTAATAAAGTAACCGCAGATGCGGTGAAAAAATCGATTGAACGTTCCATTGAGTTAAATGAAAGAGGACAAGCAACTGTACCCGTGGCCTCGATGACAGCTGAAGGACAAGATCTGACGATTACAACGACAGAGCCTTATGCGTCCCTGCTTGGCAATATCGCCGAGCCACTGTTTATCATTGTGGATACGAGCGCAGATACATCGAAATTCAAGAGCGAGCCGATTGCTACAGGGCCATTTATGGTGACAGGTTATACGCCGGATCAGGAGATCCAGGTGAAAAAGTATGACGGGTATTGGGGCGGCGCGGCAGCTGTCGACACAATGACGTTGAAGTATATCAAGGATGACAGTACACGTGCACTTGCCTTGCAATCTGGAGAGATCGATGTTGCTAGTAACGTGGGACGCAGCAGTTTGGCGTTATTCCAGGACAAGAGTCAATACACCATTGATGAGATTCCCAGCTTGCGTACCCAGTTCGTGTGGTTTAATACGACCAATCCGCTGCTGAGCGATCCGGAGGTTCGCCGGGCGATCTCTTATGGTATTGACCGCGAGATGTATGCCAATACGCTGGTGGGCGGACAGGCGGCCAAAGGACCATTCACATCAGCTCTGCCTTTTGGCTATGACAAGATTACAGGATATGATTACGAACCGGAGAAAGCCCAACAGTTGCTGGACGAGGCTGGCTTCAAGGATACCGATGGCGATGGCATTCGTGAGAAAGATGGCAAGAAGCTATCGCTGCAGCTGATTCTCAACTCTGCTTACGAGTCTGATTCGATTGTGGCTGCTGCAATGCAGTCCCAGCTGAAGGAGATCGGCGTTCAATTGGAGATGACCTCTTACGAGGATCTGACTGATCATCAGAAGAGTGGAAATTACGACCTCGCTTTGACAAGTATTAATACAGGCATTACGGGTGACCCGCAGTATATTCTGGATTTCTACTTCATGACTGGCGCGGAATGGAATGTGGGCGGTTATAGCAATCCGAAGCTGGATGAGGTCATCAATCGTCTTCACTCCGAGTTTGATGTGGAGAAAAGATATGCTCTCGCGGCAGAGGCCCAGCAGGTGATTCTGGATGATGCAGCCTATATGTTTTTGACCTATACCCCGATTAATATCGTGAGTAAAAGTAAAGTGCAAGGCGCAACGATGTATCCAATCGACTTCTACCTGCTGGATCGTAATATCAAGGTTGGGCAGTAA